From Candidatus Amoebophilus asiaticus 5a2, the proteins below share one genomic window:
- a CDS encoding ribonuclease H family protein, producing the protein MEELAIREPGYNWEANMGYPTFCHKKAIDELGITTHHRKSFTLYQKKYYLPYGRSNMPTKELQTLFCFSYPPSY; encoded by the coding sequence ATGGAAGAGTTAGCTATAAGAGAACCTGGTTACAATTGGGAAGCGAATATGGGTTATCCTACTTTTTGCCATAAAAAGGCCATTGATGAACTCGGAATTACTACCCATCATCGTAAATCTTTTACCCTGTATCAGAAAAAATACTACCTACCTTATGGGCGTTCTAACATGCCCACAAAAGAACTACAAACATTATTTTGTTTTTCCTACCCTCCATCGTATTGA
- a CDS encoding ABC transporter ATP-binding protein yields MKIYLRILAYAKPIRKLVPFYFLSIILAIVFGLINFSLLIPLLEVLFSQTDASQTLDTLKKPDFYFSFIYLKDLFRYYFINVIATQGKVKALYFVCIVILMSVLLANIFRYLAEIIVAEVRTKIVYNLRIQLFANTSQLHLGYFTNKRKGDIIARLTSDIQEVEHAIIDTLRVFFKEPATIIGFFTVMYYISSRFTLFSLIFLPIAGFVIAQIVNKLRKSASQTQVSLASLVHILQETLSGMRIIKAFAARPYILKKFKQENEQYAYANLSMELKKSLAPPMSEFLGVSIVALILAYGGKQVLNHQTELAASTFITYIIIFSQALIPIKSISKSLSNIQRGLVAGKRIFELMDTPSNIINKPDGIQVKSFEKSICFKNVSFSYETKPVIKNFNLTLQKGTTIALVGPSGGGKSTIADLLARLYDVTEGDIEIDGISVKEYDIYALRKLMGIVTQESMLLHDTVYNNIAFGRPEATEEAIIAAAKIANAHDFIMELPQGYQTVIGERGNKLSGGQAQRLSIARAVLGNPPILILDEATSALDSASERQVQEALNEFMQNKTAIIIAHRLSTIRHAHEIIVIEEGQIVERGTHEELMQKEGIYKTLSQMQDTQ; encoded by the coding sequence ATGAAAATTTATCTCAGGATACTTGCTTATGCTAAACCTATACGTAAGCTAGTACCCTTTTATTTCTTATCAATCATATTAGCTATTGTCTTTGGGCTGATCAACTTTAGTTTACTTATTCCGCTACTGGAAGTATTATTCAGCCAAACAGATGCTAGCCAGACTTTAGATACCCTTAAAAAGCCTGACTTTTACTTTAGCTTTATATATCTCAAAGATCTATTTAGGTACTATTTTATTAATGTAATAGCCACACAAGGGAAAGTCAAAGCTTTGTACTTTGTATGTATTGTTATTCTTATGTCAGTATTATTGGCAAACATCTTCCGTTATTTAGCAGAAATAATAGTTGCTGAAGTTCGTACCAAGATAGTTTATAATCTACGTATCCAGTTATTTGCTAACACTTCTCAATTACATTTAGGCTATTTTACTAACAAACGAAAAGGAGATATTATTGCCAGGCTTACCAGCGACATTCAGGAGGTAGAACATGCCATTATAGATACATTACGTGTTTTCTTTAAAGAACCTGCAACAATCATCGGGTTTTTTACAGTCATGTATTACATATCTAGCAGATTTACCCTTTTCAGCCTTATATTCCTGCCAATTGCAGGATTTGTTATTGCACAGATTGTTAATAAGCTTCGAAAAAGTGCTTCCCAAACCCAAGTTTCTTTAGCTAGCTTGGTACACATATTACAAGAGACCCTTAGTGGTATGCGTATTATTAAAGCGTTTGCCGCACGTCCGTATATTTTAAAAAAGTTTAAACAAGAAAATGAACAATATGCCTATGCTAACTTATCTATGGAGCTTAAAAAGAGTCTGGCACCTCCTATGTCAGAGTTCTTAGGAGTCAGCATTGTTGCATTGATTTTAGCTTATGGTGGGAAACAAGTGCTTAACCATCAAACCGAATTAGCTGCGAGCACCTTTATCACCTATATTATCATCTTCTCTCAAGCCTTAATTCCTATTAAATCCATTTCTAAATCTTTAAGTAATATACAACGTGGCTTGGTAGCCGGTAAAAGGATTTTTGAACTCATGGATACACCTTCCAATATTATTAATAAGCCAGATGGTATACAGGTTAAAAGCTTTGAAAAGAGCATTTGTTTTAAAAATGTAAGCTTTTCTTATGAAACAAAACCAGTCATCAAAAACTTTAATTTAACACTTCAAAAAGGTACCACCATAGCACTAGTGGGTCCTTCAGGAGGTGGAAAATCTACTATAGCTGATTTGTTAGCTAGGCTTTATGATGTTACTGAAGGAGATATAGAAATAGATGGAATCTCTGTTAAAGAGTACGATATCTACGCATTACGTAAGCTAATGGGAATTGTTACTCAAGAAAGCATGTTATTACATGATACAGTATACAACAACATTGCCTTTGGACGTCCGGAAGCTACCGAAGAAGCCATTATAGCAGCAGCTAAGATAGCAAACGCACATGACTTTATTATGGAGCTACCGCAAGGGTATCAAACTGTAATAGGAGAACGTGGCAACAAATTATCTGGCGGACAAGCTCAACGCTTAAGTATAGCACGTGCTGTATTAGGCAACCCTCCTATACTTATTTTAGATGAAGCAACCTCAGCTTTAGACAGTGCTTCCGAACGACAGGTACAAGAAGCCCTCAATGAGTTTATGCAAAATAAAACAGCTATTATTATAGCCCATCGATTAAGCACCATCCGACATGCCCATGAGATTATTGTAATAGAAGAAGGCCAAATTGTGGAAAGAGGTACACATGAAGAGCTTATGCAAAAAGAGGGAATTTATAAAACCCTTAGCCAAATGCAGGATACACAATAA
- the hemW gene encoding radical SAM family heme chaperone HemW: MAGIYIHIPFCKQACHYCDFHFSTNMRQKSEMLAAIQQELILQKDYLNQVEINSIYLGGGTPSLLEVEEIAALLIDIRQIFRCKEGLEITLEANPDDIDLKKLLALLKIGINRLSIGIQTFHNNLLQYLNRAHDTTKATQSLEIALQAGFNNFNLDLIYAIPGQTKEMLKRDLLTALQFKPTHISAYCLTIEQKTVFGRWLETGKIEVVQDEIAAKHFHLLVDTLTDNGYNHYEVSNFGLPEYHAQHNTNYWKRGSYLGVGPGAHSYNGTSRQYNIANNTRYIQSIQAGIIPSTIEILQPQDHINEYIMTSLRTQWGCDMALLRNNYQYDLQATHPSYLELLINRQLAYIQENVLILTVDGKLIADKIAADLFIA, encoded by the coding sequence ATGGCTGGTATTTATATACATATTCCCTTTTGCAAACAAGCATGTCATTACTGTGACTTCCACTTTAGCACTAACATGCGACAAAAAAGTGAGATGCTTGCAGCTATTCAGCAAGAGTTAATCCTGCAAAAAGATTATTTAAACCAAGTTGAAATAAATAGCATATACTTAGGTGGCGGCACACCATCTTTACTAGAAGTCGAAGAGATAGCGGCCTTATTAATAGATATTCGGCAGATCTTTAGATGTAAAGAAGGATTAGAAATTACGTTAGAAGCCAATCCAGATGATATAGACTTAAAAAAGCTACTGGCCTTACTTAAAATTGGCATTAATAGGCTGAGCATTGGCATACAAACTTTTCACAATAACCTACTCCAGTATCTTAACCGGGCACATGATACTACAAAAGCCACACAGAGCCTAGAAATTGCTTTGCAAGCTGGCTTTAATAACTTTAATCTGGATTTAATCTATGCCATACCGGGCCAAACCAAAGAAATGCTAAAAAGGGATTTATTGACTGCCTTACAATTTAAACCTACACATATATCCGCTTATTGCCTTACCATTGAACAAAAAACTGTTTTCGGCCGCTGGCTAGAAACTGGGAAAATCGAGGTAGTACAAGATGAGATAGCAGCAAAACATTTCCATTTGTTAGTTGATACGTTAACAGATAATGGGTACAACCATTACGAAGTATCTAATTTTGGCTTACCAGAGTACCATGCGCAACATAATACTAACTATTGGAAAAGGGGAAGTTATTTAGGCGTAGGGCCTGGGGCTCATTCTTATAACGGAACCAGTAGACAGTATAACATAGCTAACAATACGCGCTATATTCAAAGTATACAGGCAGGTATTATACCCAGCACTATAGAAATCCTTCAGCCACAAGATCATATTAATGAGTATATTATGACAAGCCTACGTACTCAATGGGGATGTGATATGGCATTGCTTAGAAACAACTATCAATATGATTTGCAAGCAACCCACCCTTCTTATTTAGAACTACTTATTAACAGGCAACTTGCCTATATACAAGAAAATGTATTGATATTGACTGTAGATGGGAAACTAATAGCAGATAAAATAGCTGCAGATTTATTTATTGCTTAG